DNA sequence from the Pseudomonas fluorescens Q2-87 genome:
CCAAATTCGATGCCACCACCCAAGCCTTTTACATGCAAAACAAATTCATCATTAATGAATTCACCTTCATCGGCTTCAAAAGACAAATCTAATTCTATAGAAAATTCTTTTTCTTCTTCCTCTTGCCGCTCAATAGAATCAAACGTATAGAGGACGCCATCCTCCTTATCGTAATGACCATTCGCAGTGTCTGGGCCGCTGACATTTACTAGGAACTTCACAGTTACGTCGAATACGACCTTGCAGCTTTCATCATCCAAATGAACTATTTGAGGTTCAAAATCTTCAATTTCAGCCACTTCGAAAGTATCTACTTCAGCGTCTTCCCACGTAGACGAGTTATAGCTTTCGGCGTCTTCTAGCTGAGACTTTATTTGCTCTATGATTTCTTGCTTCTTGAGGTTCAAAAACTGCTCAACGAACTGAGATCTATCGTCGTTGTGTTTATTATATATGTCTAGTAGTCCACTAAGAGTTTCAATGTTTACGAACCTCTCATTACCCTCGCAAAATGCTTTGTGGTCAGGATCCGCCGAAATAACGTAGACCTTTTCTTGCCCTTCCAAAGCAGAGCGTATAGCAAGGAGAGAGAACGCATCACGAAATTCGTTAGGCTTTTGAGTGCTAAATGGACTGACGTGATTAAAGAACATGTCAATAATCTCATTTCCATCTACGCGACTCATGTCAACGACAGTAGCATTCGAAGCTTCAATAAAATCCTCAAATGCTTTTAGCGCTTTTGTCTCTAGATCGCCTTCATTGATTTCCGTAAAAAGGCTTTTTATACTTTCGTCATCATACTCTTTAAGGACGGCGGCTTTTCGTCGGAAATTCTTAATGCCTTTGAGTGCGTCTTTGATGTGATCAACAATCTTTCGTCGCACTTCATTAACTACGATTGTGCTAGTGATGTGGTTCAGTTGATTATCGCTGCACAATTCCTCAAAGGACTTTATTGTACTAGAGTTGAAATCAAGATTTGCTTTGATAAAGAATTCCGTATCTATAAATACCTTGCGCGTGACTAACGGCATCTTCCTGTACTCCTTCAGGTCCATTGCGCTACTTTCGCACCGGCACGAAAAAAAGTCGATAGTGACCGCTCGGCTGAGTAGGAGGTGGCTGAGGAGCCTTCACAACAAGTGGCACACCAAGGGCAGAATGTCACCAGTACCTCTGCGAGCACACCTGCTCTCTGCTGGCAGTAATCCACCAATCTCTTAGAAATGAATGACTGCTATTGGCCCAGAGCGTGTAAAAACTCTTCACCAAAAATGAAGTGTGCGCGTCTGCGCTAAATCTGAAATTTATCGGCACGTCAGCAGATGTGGATTTCGCGTAGAAGCGCGACTTCCAGTCCAGTTTTTGAGTACCTGTCGCGCTCAAAAACGTTTTTACACACCCTCGGCCGGTAGCGGCCTGTCACACCAGCGGGCTAATAGCTAATAGCTGCTGACGCCTAGCAAAGTGCTCATACCTAACTGTCAATCGTTGCTGATGGGCAAACGAGAGTTCGACAAGAGCTTCTTTCCAATTTTATGGGTCTACTTCAGACCTCTGAAGCGTTACACCAGTTGGCTTAGTAACACTCCTAAAAAGTTCATGCTCAAACACAGTGTTACGCCAATAATATCCAATAAATACAGTCAGTTATCGACAACCGTTACACCAGTAACGTTCGTAACACTGTTTTTCAGAAGGATACGTATTCCCCGCTCCCCGGAAGCCTCAATGCCACCAGCGAACGTCAGAAGCAGTTACAAATTTTGCCGGGGGCCCTGAGGTTTCTTTAAGACACGGGGTCGGAAACCCGCGTGATCGTGTTAGCGAAAAAGTGCACAGCTTAGTGAACAGGTGAACTGGTGGTTCACCTGTTCATTTGCCCTATCGCTTGGTGGCTCGCCGGGGACCCTGGGCATTTCGAATGGGTACGAGGCAAAGAACCCGCCGCATCTTGTTAGCGACTGAGTTCTCTACGTCGGTTGACAGGTTGACGTGGTTGACAGCATCCCCAAGGTTGACCGGGTTCAACCGTTCGCTATCAACAACACAATGGCTCACCTTTACCGTTGCGGTAACGATCCCCTTTTTTCGTCAGGATCCTTTCAATTTCAACGTTGAAATTTCAGTAAGCTGCAATCTCTGTCGCTACCAAGATCCCGCGGGTTTCCGACCCCGTGAGAAAAAGAAACTCTCAGGGGCCCTGGCAGATTTCTGTCGG
Encoded proteins:
- a CDS encoding PIN domain-containing protein, with translation MPLVTRKVFIDTEFFIKANLDFNSSTIKSFEELCSDNQLNHITSTIVVNEVRRKIVDHIKDALKGIKNFRRKAAVLKEYDDESIKSLFTEINEGDLETKALKAFEDFIEASNATVVDMSRVDGNEIIDMFFNHVSPFSTQKPNEFRDAFSLLAIRSALEGQEKVYVISADPDHKAFCEGNERFVNIETLSGLLDIYNKHNDDRSQFVEQFLNLKKQEIIEQIKSQLEDAESYNSSTWEDAEVDTFEVAEIEDFEPQIVHLDDESCKVVFDVTVKFLVNVSGPDTANGHYDKEDGVLYTFDSIERQEEEEKEFSIELDLSFEADEGEFINDEFVLHVKGLGGGIEFGVEEYPWEDPRM